In Nicotiana tabacum cultivar K326 chromosome 2, ASM71507v2, whole genome shotgun sequence, the following proteins share a genomic window:
- the LOC107770866 gene encoding uncharacterized protein LOC107770866 codes for MDKVQLIRQRLLTTQSRQKSYADKRRRDLVFTIGDKVFLRVSPMKGVMRFGKQGKFSPGLIGPYEILDRVGAAAYRLALPPELSFIHPVFHVSMLRKCISDSSQVLEAPAIPLDEKLSYEEEPVAIIDSQVRKLRSKEIEFVKVLWQNHKVEEATWEIEDAMRVKYPHLFQSISMHLL; via the coding sequence ATGGACAAGGTCCAGTTGATCAGACAAAGACTGCTTACAACTCAAAGTAGACAAAAGTCTTATGctgataagagaagaagagatttagTATTCACAATTGGGGACAAAGTGTTCCTACGAGTCtcccctatgaaaggtgtgatgcggtttgggaaaCAAGGCAAGTTTTCCCCCGGGCTTATAGGACCGTATGAGATACTAGATCGAGTGGGAGCTGCGGCTTATCGTTTGGCACTCCCTCCTGAGTTATCCTttattcatccagtgtttcatgtctcAATGCTAAGGAAATGTATATCAGACTCATCTCAGGTGCTTGAAGCACCTGCTATACCGCTTGATGAGAAGttgtcttacgaggaggagccagtcGCTATTATTGATAGCCAAGTAAGAAAGCTACGGTCAAAAGAAATTGAGTTCGTAAAAGTCTTATGGCAAAATCATAAagttgaagaagctacttgggaaataGAAGATGCCATGAGAGTCAAGTACCCCCATTTGTTTCAGTCTATAAGTATGCACTTGTTATAA